In the Solibacillus sp. FSL K6-1523 genome, one interval contains:
- a CDS encoding MerR family transcriptional regulator, translated as MYTIGKLSKICDLPVKTLRYYDDIGLLKPSYVDAETNYRYYDYDKIEAIKIILLLKSLHMPLADIKQMMECADSIQWNSIIEQKLSELEKQKEQITKEIEDMKQLKVKMEVGIPIIQGPIFSECYFENREDTLVYTLRKKIQVKFIDKLVQNLFNRVYAFNLEVNGKLMAIFHERYLMENKADVELLVPVKESNNIDGCKILVNGKYACITVKGSYTDLAMGYEILKKWIVENDLTQNGNMMEIYERGLVPINLDLRDLRPNLISNPSDFLTKICVPVI; from the coding sequence ATGTATACAATAGGGAAATTATCGAAAATATGTGATTTACCTGTAAAAACATTGCGGTATTATGATGATATTGGTTTACTAAAACCTTCATACGTAGACGCTGAAACTAATTATCGCTATTATGACTATGACAAAATTGAAGCGATTAAAATAATACTGCTTTTAAAAAGTTTGCATATGCCATTAGCTGATATTAAGCAAATGATGGAGTGCGCGGATTCAATACAGTGGAATAGCATTATCGAACAAAAACTTTCTGAACTGGAAAAGCAAAAAGAACAAATCACTAAAGAAATAGAAGACATGAAACAATTGAAAGTAAAGATGGAAGTCGGTATTCCAATCATTCAGGGGCCGATTTTCTCAGAATGTTATTTTGAAAATCGGGAGGATACATTAGTGTATACTCTTCGTAAAAAAATTCAGGTTAAATTTATAGATAAACTTGTGCAAAACTTATTCAATCGAGTATATGCCTTTAATCTAGAGGTGAATGGAAAACTTATGGCTATTTTCCATGAGAGATACTTAATGGAGAATAAAGCAGATGTTGAATTACTTGTACCTGTTAAAGAATCGAATAATATAGATGGCTGCAAAATATTAGTCAATGGTAAGTACGCCTGTATTACAGTTAAAGGATCATACACAGACTTGGCGATGGGCTATGAAATATTGAAAAAGTGGATCGTTGAAAATGATTTGACTCAAAACGGGAATATGATGGAAATATATGAAAGAGGACTTGTACCTATAAATTTAGATTTACGAGATTTGCGTCCAAACTTAATCAGTAATCCATCAGACTTTCTTACAAAAATATGTGTACCTGTTATCTAG
- a CDS encoding sensor histidine kinase encodes MMVLLLIICCVGLTIILNFSADIMATKIDAAATTPAQQVGENEQIFDDILMPPMVPMMPIVSTEAQQAKTEFRLESVLYLLLIIVCGGALTYYVSGKVLKPLDTLNNQIKNRTVHNLAETMDMPLADDEIAELTQSFNEMTDKLNEAFLMQSRFTANAAHELRTPLAVLKTKVDVFKKKNVHTTDEYDALITVFEKQIKRLSVLVIALLEMTNMNDEIEQEPICLQDILQEMFAELTPIADKKEVQLYLDCDDSIVYGNPNLLYRAFYNLVENGIKYNVVGGSVKIEVKSNDTQTVVAIKDTGIGIPEDLKKTIFEPFYRVDTSRSRETGGVGLGLSIVQSIVKKHNAKITVTDYENSGTCFELVFSKNKGRN; translated from the coding sequence ATGATGGTCCTATTATTAATCATTTGCTGTGTCGGACTTACGATCATTTTAAATTTTTCTGCTGACATTATGGCTACAAAAATTGATGCTGCTGCGACAACACCTGCACAACAAGTAGGTGAAAATGAGCAAATTTTTGACGATATTCTAATGCCTCCAATGGTTCCTATGATGCCAATCGTATCTACAGAGGCGCAACAAGCAAAAACGGAATTTCGTTTAGAAAGTGTGCTTTATTTACTTTTAATCATCGTTTGTGGTGGTGCTTTAACATACTATGTATCTGGCAAAGTACTTAAGCCACTGGATACATTAAATAATCAAATTAAAAATCGAACGGTGCACAATTTGGCGGAAACGATGGACATGCCTCTAGCAGATGATGAAATCGCGGAGCTCACGCAGTCTTTTAATGAAATGACAGACAAGCTAAATGAAGCTTTCCTCATGCAAAGCCGCTTTACTGCCAACGCAGCACATGAACTCCGAACACCGCTTGCTGTTTTGAAAACGAAGGTGGATGTATTTAAAAAGAAAAATGTCCATACTACTGATGAATATGATGCACTCATTACCGTTTTTGAAAAGCAAATAAAGCGTTTATCCGTGCTTGTCATTGCCCTTTTAGAGATGACGAACATGAATGATGAAATCGAGCAGGAACCGATTTGCTTGCAGGATATTTTACAAGAAATGTTTGCCGAACTTACTCCTATTGCCGATAAAAAAGAAGTTCAATTATATTTGGACTGTGATGATAGCATTGTTTACGGCAATCCAAACTTGCTTTATCGTGCCTTTTATAACCTCGTTGAAAATGGCATTAAATACAATGTTGTAGGTGGTAGCGTAAAGATTGAAGTGAAATCCAATGATACGCAAACAGTCGTTGCCATTAAGGATACCGGTATAGGAATCCCTGAAGATTTGAAAAAAACGATATTCGAACCGTTTTATCGTGTGGATACATCACGTTCTCGTGAAACGGGTGGTGTCGGATTGGGTCTTTCCATTGTGCAAAGTATCGTAAAAAAACACAATGCAAAAATCACCGTGACAGATTATGAGAATAGCGGTACATGTTTCGAACTAGTATTTAGTAAAAATAAAGGAAGAAATTGA